Genomic segment of Meles meles chromosome 17, mMelMel3.1 paternal haplotype, whole genome shotgun sequence:
tttacttctttgtgtGAGTGTAGGCAAGGATGTGTGTACCGAGGTAGGCCGACACGTACGTAGTGTGTGCTCACACGATGCATAACTTGGTTACTCATTTATCTGGACAAGAGCTGTCTTGAAAGTTTGTGAGAAAGCGCATGTTCTGTTCTTGACGCCAACAATGGCTCTCCCCCCGACACTGGCACACAAACATCACGGTTTAAAACAGCAGAGCTTCAAACCCAGCTTTGTCCGTGGGTGAAGCCCGTTAGTTAAAATCTCTGGCAGCCCCTATAACGGGCGACTTCTCCGTCGCACACTGTCGCTCCTGAAGCCAAAGGACGGCATGGTAAGCACGATGACGAATGTCTTCCTCGTCGTGTTTTCTGCAGCTGCCTGTACCCCTGCATCCTGCAGTGGCCATGGTGAGTGTGTGGAGACCGTCAACAACTACACCTGTGAGTGCCACCCGGGCTTCAGCGGACTCAGGTGTGAGCAAGGTGAGTCCCTGTCTCAGGCGTTCCTTCCCTCGTGTTGGTAGTGCCCGCCGTGTCCCAGCTTGCTTGGGTGTCGGCCGTGCCCGTCCTCCCTTCCCTGGGGCGTGTACTGTCACGTGGTGTTTAAGGGCTCTGGTTTCAAATCCCAGAGTGACCACTGTGACTTCAGACACCCGGATCAGGTAGTTCAACTCTCCGAGTGCCAGTTTTCTCGCCATAAAATGAGAGTGATAAGAGTGTCAACCCCGATGGTTACGTCTGTGTGAGTGACAGCATAGTGCCCCGCAGAGAGGAGGCATTCGGTAAACAGCAGGGACAGTTTCCAGAGCTTCCTCCCTTTATGCTGGGCCACAGAGAGCAGATCTGATGTGGCCTCTCCTTGCAGTTGCAACCTGTCGAGCGCAGGAAGACCCTGAGCACGGAAGCCTGGTCTGCGCCCACCCTCTGGGGCTCTTCAGCTACAATTCTTCGTGCTCCGTCCGCTGTGAAGAGGGTTACGTCCCAAGCAGCACGGAGGCCACGCGGTGCACCTCTGTGGGGGCCTGGAGCGCCCCTCTTCCCACCTGCAACGGTAAATGCCTCTGCACGCACACCACCCTCTGACTTGTCCCTCGTGGCCTCGGGTTTTTTTAATGCAACTAACAGCACTTTCAAAACTCCAGGGAgttgtttttagttgttttttttgtttgtttgttgttgttgttgtttttagtaaGACTTCTCCCAGCCAACAGGTGTGGTCAGTACAGTGCCTGCTCAGTTTCAGAGAGGTTTTTAGAAAAACCATTGGGTTCTTCTGAGGCTCTGGTGATTTGTAAGAGAGTGCCCATGGCGCTGGGGCCACATTCGAGAAACCTTCATGACTTCTCCACTTGGCCTCTCTGCATGGCAGAAGAATAAGACTACGGTAGTCAAGCAGCCCCagcagctctttctctctcaggctTCTCTTTCCAGGCTGGATATGAAAACTTTTTGCATCCAGGTCCTGCTGGGTGGACATCAATGAATGTCCCGTGTATGTCAGTATTTTTGTTATCACAACGATCATAAATCCTGATCGagaatctgtttttttctgtttttgcctgACATGATGAGAGATGTAATAACATAGATCAGAGACCACTTAGCAGAGTCAAAgtataaatcagtcagagaagaTGGAAGTATTAAAAAGGCATAAAAGTTTTATCACGTGCATGCGTATCCCCAATAATTAATTTAGGACTTTGGGATCTACGGTTTGAAAGCTGCTTCCTTGCCTGTTATGAATTCCAGCTCATTAGAAAGTAAACATGTTCACGGTACTCGTTCAAACCCCCAGTGGTTGAGTGCAGTGCGCTGACAAAGCCTGCCAATGGCACGATGGACTGTCTCGAAAGCTCTGGAAACTTCCCATGGAACACAACTTGTGCCTTTGCGTGTGAAGAAGGATTTGAACTCATGGGCTCCAAGCGCCTCCAGTGTACCTCATCTGGGAACTGGGACAACAAGAAGCCGACATGTAAAGGTACAGTTGCTCCGTGTCAAGGTTCACTGTAAACATTCTTCTTCTCAACCTGTACCTGAAATGGTCAGGCCAGACCTGCTAATGTTCACGGGTGTCTCTGTTACAGCTGTGACATGTGAGGCCATCGGCCATCCTCAGAACGGGTCTGTGAGCTGTAGCCACGCCCCTGAGGGCGAGTTCACCTTTGGGTCCTTCTGCAACTTCACCTGCGAGGAAGGCTTCCTGGTGCAGGGAGCAGCCAAACTTCAATGCACTGCGCAAGGGAAATGGAGTCAGCAGGTCCCAGTTTGTGAAGGTAAGCCCCAGATCATCTCCTTTCTACACCCCCTTCCTTAAAGGGCAGCAATCTTCAAACTAGGGCAGTTAAAATGAAACCAGATGCCTATTTTAACTAGAGTAATCAGATTTGATGGGCAACATTCTTCTTATGTTTTTGAGTTTCATATAAAAGAACCAAACCAGGGAAAGGATTATATGTACTAAGAGGGGATGTTTGCTGGTTTCTTCACTATGCTGTGCTAATATGGCTTCATTGGCATTGGCATGGAGTAGGCAGAAACCCTAATCTAAGAGGAAATCACATGTGAACACTTAAAAGTAGCATTATGAGAACATGACCTGACTTTAAAACTCTTATAATCACTTTTCTTCTGAAACTGCTCATAACTAGCAGTGAAGAGAATGTATGAAGTGTGGTGTCATATATAAACACACTAAAATTTAATCCACTTTAACGCAAGAGTAGAGATGTTGAAAACCAGCAGTTTTCATTATCACGTACTGGTATTTTTGCCACCAAATATAGCACAGAATGATTTCCAGTGTTAAGAAGACACAAGACTTCTTACCTTCCTTCTGTGTTTTGGCATCATCTGTTAGCATCCAGGACCCAAAATTTGCTCTCTGACTACATAAAATCTTTCTCCTGACTGTAACTTCTTTTAAATGTCAGGACAGTGCTCAGGAAACACTGGTTCTGTTAAGGGTTGTCCTTTACTGAGTGCCATTATCAATGAAGGGACTGGCATTCAAAGAAGACAGTCCTCTTCCCAACTGTCCAGGGAGGAATGAAGAGCCTTGAGGTCTTTAAACATTGCTTTGCCCAAAACGAAGGGGTTCATTCATCAAATGAATGAACTCTCCAGTTCCACTGCAGTGTTTTCTGACCATCATTTTGGTGGTTTCAGCTTTTCAGTGCAAAGCCTTGTCCATCCCAGAGAAAGGCTACATGAATTGTCTTCCAAGTGCTTCTGGAAGTTTCCAAAGTGGGTCCAGCTGTGAGTTCTTCTGTGAGAAGGGATTCGTGTTGAAGGGATCCAAAAAACTCCAGTGTGGCCCCACAGGCGAATGGGACAGTGAGGAGCCCACGTGTGAAggtagagtttttgtttttacttcaagATAAAACTACTGAAGACCTAGGGACTTGATTACTTGAGAAAACAGTTGCTTCCTGATACAGACTTCTAATGTGCTCACTCGTGTCTTCCAGCTGTGAAATGCGACGCCGTCCGGCATCTCCAGCGTGGCTCGGTGACGTGTGCTCACTCCTCTGCTGGAGAGTTCACCTACAAGTCCTCCTGTGCCTTCAGCTGTGAGGACGGCTTTGAGTTACATGGGTCGGCTCAGCTCGAGTGCACCTCTCAGGGACAGTGGACGCAGAAGGTCCCCTCCTGCCAAGGTAGGGCTGAATTTAGACTTTAAGGAGTTAGGTCAAATACTTCATGTGTGTCTGAAGCTAGATTGCCCCATGGGGCTTGACCCTAATTTCCTACATGCTGAAAACTAGGTAATGCTTATACACTGCATCTATTGAAGAGTTTTCAGCCAGTTTTAGACCTTTTCCAGGAGACCTTTGCTAACCTCTCCCCATGTGTCCATCATTTGCAGTGGTACAATGTTCAAGCCTGGCAGTTTCCGGAAAGATGAACATGAGCTGCAGCGGGGAGCCCGTGTTTGGAGCTATGTGTGCGTTTGCATGTCCTGAAGGATGGACACTCAATGGGTCTGCAGCCCTGACCTGCGATGCCACAGGACACTGGTCTGGGATGCCGCCGACCTGTGAAGGTGAAGCCCTGACTGGTGCTGGCTGTTTGGGAGGCTAGACAGAAGAGGGGGGAAGTAACGAACCATTCATTATGTTCAAACAAGAAAGGTTCCTAAGGTTGAGAAGCTGGTGAATATTTAGTTTTATGGTgatagagagaaaacagaagagctCACATGTGGGTGGAATGGGTAGAATTCTGACAAGTGGAAAAAGGGGAGCTAGAGGTCAAAGTCGGGAAACAGAAGACAGGTGAGGGCAAGAGCAGGCATGCAGTCTTGACCAAGGTGCAGTGGGTTCTGGGAAGGGCTTGACAGGTTAGAGAGCTCCCGGCAGCGGTGGGAGACAAGCTGCCGTAGGTGGTTTGGGTCCGTCTCAGAGGACTTTAGTGCCTCTGTGTGTCCTGAAGTAGGTGGTTCATCAGTGTGCAAAGGAAAGGGCAAATGGACAGAACAGAAAGACTTGAAATTCAGTTCCTTCTCATGACagttcctccctctctgtttccctAGCTCCTGCTGAGTCCAACGCTCCCCTGGCAGTCGGACTTGCTGCTGTCGGGACCTCCTTCTTGACATTAGCCTCATTTCTCCTCTGGCTCCTGAAACGCCTGAGGAAGAAGGGTAAGGGAGTTTAGGAGCATACTCCAAAAATGTTTTcgaaaaatgtggttttttttctcattgatgAGTCATGTTCTCTCTTGCACATTTAAACAGTAATTAGGCTTGAGTTACCAGATAAACACTAATGAACAGTATAATTGAGCTGTGGTCTTTGAGGAAGAGTTTTAGGAAATACACATGGTATTGAACAGTGGGCCACTCCAAGAGATACCATTCGCGGGGAATTCTGCGTCTCCCCTGGTGTTGTGCAGTGAGGCTTTGGGTTTGTGCTCCCAGGAAATGGCTAAGACATTTCCAAAACATTCATTTGGAATACAGGCTTAAATATGGAGTATCTCCTGGGGACTGTCCCCTGCAAACACGTGTAGCCACACTCACAGCTTGTTTGGCTTATGAAATatttaacactttttatttttttttttatttaacactttttaaaatcaagttctgACGTTTATAAAATGAGAACTCTCCCATAAACTCTAGGCTTGGGACTTCTCTGGGAAAACTGGCAGGTCAACGTGGCAAGCTGAGCCTACAGCTGTCACCAGCATTAGGAAGCTGCTGGGTCCTGAAATGAGCATGTGCTTTgcacgtccccccccccccccccccgtgccccAGGGGCCCCGAAGGCATGGACCTTGTAGTCCCTGGTGAATAGAGCGTATTTTTGCTGAATGTAGTATGTCCTTCAAAGTCCTTTAGTCCAAATTAATGGTCTTCTTTTTCTTGCAGCAAAGAAATTTGTTCCTGCCAGGTAAGTTGCATTCTTGTCCAAAGCATGCCACTGAATAGTTTACACATTTTTCTCTGTTCGTGTTGGAAAACAGGGCTTAATTTAGTGTTCTTGTGTATTCCACAGCAGCTG
This window contains:
- the SELE gene encoding E-selectin, producing MLASQLLSALTLALVLFEESGAWSYNASTETMTFDEASAYCQQRYTHLVAIQNQEEIKYLNSVFSHSPTYYWIGIRKVNQQWTWIGTQKLLTEEAKNWAPGEPNNKQNNEDCVEIYIKRDKDTGMWNDERCDKKKLALCYTAACTPASCSGHGECVETVNNYTCECHPGFSGLRCEQVATCRAQEDPEHGSLVCAHPLGLFSYNSSCSVRCEEGYVPSSTEATRCTSVGAWSAPLPTCNVVECSALTKPANGTMDCLESSGNFPWNTTCAFACEEGFELMGSKRLQCTSSGNWDNKKPTCKAVTCEAIGHPQNGSVSCSHAPEGEFTFGSFCNFTCEEGFLVQGAAKLQCTAQGKWSQQVPVCEAFQCKALSIPEKGYMNCLPSASGSFQSGSSCEFFCEKGFVLKGSKKLQCGPTGEWDSEEPTCEAVKCDAVRHLQRGSVTCAHSSAGEFTYKSSCAFSCEDGFELHGSAQLECTSQGQWTQKVPSCQVVQCSSLAVSGKMNMSCSGEPVFGAMCAFACPEGWTLNGSAALTCDATGHWSGMPPTCEAPAESNAPLAVGLAAVGTSFLTLASFLLWLLKRLRKKAKKFVPASSCQSLESDGSFHMAL